Proteins from a genomic interval of Bradyrhizobium sp. CCGB01:
- a CDS encoding efflux RND transporter periplasmic adaptor subunit — protein sequence MKKSRPLLWIVIVAALATAGYYGWQKYGSPEGGKTQTAQKGPPRASAIPVSVSPVQKTDFPVYLTGLGTVQGFNTVQVRSRVDGQIDKIAFTEGQIVKQDELLVSIDPRPYQATLDQAKAKKAQDEANLANANLELQRAMRLGEFATAQRVDTQRSTVAQLNAQIAADEAAISNAQTQLDYTQIKAPITGVAGLRLVDIGNIVNASTQTGIVTISQVEPISVIFTAPEDQLPYISEGQKAGALKVIAFTTDGKKTLAEGKLAVINNQVDTTSGTIRLKAVFDNKEHTLWPGQSVSTRLLVRTLKDATVVPDDAVQHSTNGLYAYTVNQDNKAEVHKIKVSYAIDGRSVVDEGLSPGQQVITGGQFKVQPGSLVSTAVASSDPSQNKVRQE from the coding sequence ATGAAAAAATCGCGGCCGCTTCTCTGGATTGTCATTGTCGCCGCATTGGCCACTGCGGGTTACTACGGTTGGCAGAAATACGGATCGCCCGAGGGCGGAAAAACCCAGACCGCCCAAAAGGGCCCGCCCCGCGCTTCGGCTATCCCGGTCAGCGTTTCGCCGGTCCAGAAGACCGACTTCCCGGTCTACCTGACCGGTCTCGGCACGGTCCAGGGCTTCAACACCGTGCAGGTCCGGAGCCGGGTTGACGGCCAGATCGACAAGATCGCCTTCACGGAAGGCCAGATCGTCAAGCAGGACGAGCTTCTGGTCTCGATCGACCCCCGGCCCTACCAGGCCACGCTCGACCAGGCCAAGGCCAAGAAGGCACAGGACGAGGCCAACCTCGCCAACGCCAATCTCGAACTCCAGCGCGCCATGAGGCTCGGGGAATTCGCGACCGCGCAGCGGGTCGATACCCAGCGCTCGACGGTCGCCCAGCTCAACGCCCAGATCGCCGCCGACGAAGCCGCGATCTCCAACGCCCAGACCCAGCTCGACTACACCCAGATCAAGGCGCCGATCACCGGCGTGGCCGGGCTGCGCCTCGTCGACATCGGCAACATCGTCAACGCCTCCACGCAGACGGGAATCGTCACGATCTCGCAGGTCGAGCCGATCTCGGTGATCTTCACCGCGCCGGAGGATCAGCTGCCTTATATCAGCGAAGGCCAGAAGGCTGGTGCGCTCAAGGTGATCGCGTTCACCACTGACGGCAAGAAGACGCTGGCCGAGGGCAAGCTCGCGGTCATCAACAACCAGGTCGACACGACCAGCGGGACTATTCGGCTCAAGGCGGTGTTCGACAACAAGGAACACACGCTGTGGCCCGGCCAGTCGGTTTCGACGCGCCTTCTGGTCCGCACCCTGAAGGACGCGACCGTGGTTCCGGACGACGCGGTTCAGCATTCGACCAACGGCCTCTACGCCTATACCGTCAATCAAGACAACAAGGCCGAAGTGCACAAGATCAAGGTCAGCTACGCCATCGACGGTCGTTCGGTGGTCGATGAAGGCTTGAGCCCGGGTCAGCAGGTGATCACCGGCGGTCAGTTCAAGGTCCAGCCCGGAAGCCTCGTCTCGACGGCCGTAGCAAGCTCGGATCCAAGCCAGAACAAGGTACGACAGGAATGA
- a CDS encoding Fe2+-dependent dioxygenase, whose translation MLTCLPGVLSKDDVADFRRIMNASDWEDGRSTAGAQSAIVKRNEQLPPDSEVARKLGHRIISALTSNPRFLAAAIPLQIFPPLFNRYAASSGHHFGLHVDNAIRGDRLTGLRIRTDLSVTLFLAEPDEYDGGELVIEDTYGSHEVKLPAGDCVLYPSTSLHLVTPVTRGTRVASFFWLQSMIRDDQARSMIFDLDTAIQALVERLGRDDPETVKLTGIYHNLIRYWAEV comes from the coding sequence ATGTTGACGTGCCTGCCTGGCGTTCTCAGCAAAGATGATGTGGCGGATTTCCGCCGCATCATGAACGCCAGCGACTGGGAGGACGGCCGCTCCACCGCGGGTGCGCAGTCGGCCATCGTGAAGCGCAACGAGCAATTGCCGCCCGACAGCGAGGTCGCGCGCAAGCTCGGTCACCGCATCATTTCGGCGTTGACGTCGAACCCGCGGTTCCTGGCAGCGGCGATCCCGCTCCAGATCTTCCCGCCGCTGTTCAACCGCTATGCGGCGAGCAGCGGCCACCATTTCGGCCTGCACGTCGACAATGCGATCCGCGGCGACCGCCTGACAGGTCTTCGCATCCGCACAGACCTGTCGGTCACGCTGTTCCTCGCCGAGCCGGACGAGTATGATGGTGGCGAACTTGTGATCGAGGACACCTACGGTTCGCACGAAGTCAAGTTGCCAGCAGGCGACTGCGTGCTCTATCCCTCGACCAGCCTGCATCTCGTCACGCCGGTGACCCGCGGAACGCGGGTTGCGTCTTTCTTCTGGCTTCAGAGCATGATACGGGACGATCAAGCCCGGAGCATGATCTTTGACCTCGACACCGCGATACAGGCGCTGGTGGAAAGGCTCGGGCGTGACGATCCCGAGACGGTCAAATTGACGGGTATCTATCACAACCTCATTCGCTACTGGGCCGAAGTATGA
- a CDS encoding TonB family protein: MSDEPRPSRKLWILAAVAALGLHLGGAALALAHLRTDDDDDGLGAIGAEFAVEMASPKAPETDLPPGPDSEAMQEQQALPEQKAETKETELPKDQSQEVEDPDRVVTENNAKKPTEDEPKIQAIETPAAEASPKSVATARQTLDEDAREAEKALAPVIGIGKDILRITADWNRKISAHLSAHKVNPEGKVPSNQTAKVSFALNRRGNVISVDVIESSGDAAYDAAAISMVHKSDPFPIPPAGLTDDRFERTVEIMFKPPDEKKKKKSAQRQ, encoded by the coding sequence ATGTCCGACGAACCCAGACCATCCCGGAAGCTTTGGATTTTGGCGGCAGTGGCGGCGCTCGGACTCCATCTGGGCGGCGCTGCGCTTGCGCTGGCCCATTTGCGAACCGACGATGACGACGATGGCCTTGGCGCGATCGGTGCAGAGTTCGCCGTGGAGATGGCCTCGCCCAAGGCGCCCGAGACTGATCTGCCGCCCGGGCCCGACAGCGAGGCCATGCAGGAGCAACAGGCGCTTCCCGAGCAAAAGGCCGAGACCAAGGAGACCGAGCTTCCAAAAGACCAGTCACAGGAGGTCGAGGATCCCGACCGGGTCGTGACCGAGAACAACGCGAAGAAGCCGACGGAAGACGAACCGAAGATTCAGGCGATTGAAACTCCGGCTGCCGAGGCGTCGCCGAAATCGGTTGCGACGGCACGGCAGACCCTCGATGAGGATGCGCGCGAGGCCGAGAAGGCGCTGGCGCCTGTCATCGGTATCGGCAAGGACATCTTGAGGATTACGGCGGACTGGAACCGCAAGATCAGCGCGCATCTATCCGCGCACAAGGTCAATCCGGAGGGCAAGGTGCCCAGTAACCAGACCGCAAAAGTGAGTTTCGCGCTCAACCGAAGGGGGAACGTGATTTCGGTCGACGTCATCGAGTCGTCCGGGGATGCGGCTTACGACGCCGCCGCGATCTCCATGGTCCACAAGTCCGATCCTTTCCCGATACCGCCTGCCGGGCTGACCGACGATCGGTTCGAACGCACCGTCGAGATCATGTTCAAGCCGCCGGACGAGAAGAAAAAGAAGAAGTCGGCTCAGCGCCAGTAG
- the exbD gene encoding TonB system transport protein ExbD has product MGVSLADNDDDDDFSETHDINVTPFIDVILVLLIIFMVAAPLSTVDLPIDLPTSSATPQKKPDKPTYLSIKPDLTLAIGENPVHRTELIGTLDGMSDMAKDKYVFLRADRSVPYGELMGVMELLRAGGYTRVKLVALEGAPGMPAAGAAQP; this is encoded by the coding sequence ATGGGTGTTTCGCTCGCAGACAACGATGACGACGACGATTTCTCCGAGACGCATGACATCAACGTCACGCCGTTCATCGACGTCATCCTGGTGTTGCTGATCATCTTCATGGTCGCAGCGCCGCTCTCCACGGTCGACCTGCCGATCGATCTGCCGACGTCGAGCGCCACGCCGCAGAAGAAGCCGGACAAGCCGACCTATCTCAGCATCAAGCCGGATCTGACGCTTGCCATCGGAGAGAACCCGGTCCACCGGACCGAGCTGATCGGGACGCTCGACGGAATGTCCGACATGGCCAAGGACAAGTACGTTTTCCTGCGTGCCGATCGTTCGGTGCCGTATGGCGAGTTGATGGGCGTCATGGAGCTCTTGCGTGCGGGCGGCTATACCCGGGTGAAGCTGGTTGCGCTGGAAGGCGCTCCGGGGATGCCCGCGGCAGGCGCCGCCCAGCCTTAG
- the exbB gene encoding tonB-system energizer ExbB has product MKIMSPQASLAAAVMLAAAWLASPVSAQTQPAPAPPAQAQPAQVQSPPASPAPAPLAAAPAASTAPAATAPSAQTASPAATNPAAAKAEAVTVGVPGMKELSPWVMFMSADVVVKAVMIGLAFASLMTWTVFIAKSIELSAASSRLRSALKKISEARSLAEAQMALGAKQGVLPSFLAAALREARMSAGLSSDAGIKERAASSFSEIVRAEARRIRIGMGVLASIGSTSPFVGLFGTVWGIMNSFIGISKSQTTNLAVVAPGIAEALLATAIGLVAAIPAVIIYNHFSRMTKSYLELVSRASGAAGRLLSRDLDRSHGSVHSRAAE; this is encoded by the coding sequence ATGAAGATCATGTCCCCCCAAGCAAGCCTTGCCGCCGCTGTGATGCTGGCGGCCGCCTGGCTCGCATCCCCTGTTTCTGCCCAGACACAGCCCGCACCGGCGCCGCCGGCACAGGCCCAGCCGGCACAGGTCCAGTCGCCCCCGGCTAGCCCGGCTCCCGCGCCATTGGCCGCCGCGCCTGCGGCTTCGACCGCTCCCGCTGCAACAGCTCCCTCTGCTCAGACGGCATCGCCTGCAGCCACCAACCCGGCGGCCGCGAAGGCGGAGGCCGTGACCGTTGGCGTGCCCGGCATGAAGGAATTGTCACCCTGGGTGATGTTCATGTCGGCCGACGTCGTCGTGAAGGCGGTGATGATCGGGCTTGCGTTTGCCTCGCTGATGACCTGGACCGTCTTCATCGCCAAGTCGATCGAATTGTCGGCCGCTTCCTCCAGGCTGCGGTCGGCGCTGAAGAAGATATCGGAGGCACGGTCGCTCGCGGAAGCGCAGATGGCGCTCGGCGCCAAGCAGGGCGTCCTGCCGTCCTTCCTGGCGGCGGCGCTGCGCGAGGCGCGGATGTCGGCCGGCCTGTCCAGCGATGCCGGCATCAAGGAGCGCGCCGCCTCGAGCTTCTCCGAGATCGTGCGCGCGGAGGCGCGGCGCATCCGCATCGGCATGGGCGTGCTCGCGAGCATCGGCTCCACGTCGCCCTTCGTCGGCCTGTTCGGCACCGTGTGGGGCATCATGAACAGCTTCATCGGCATCTCGAAGTCGCAGACCACGAACCTTGCCGTCGTCGCGCCCGGCATCGCGGAGGCGCTGCTCGCGACCGCGATCGGTCTCGTCGCCGCCATTCCCGCGGTCATCATCTACAACCACTTCTCGCGCATGACGAAGAGCTACCTCGAGCTCGTCAGCCGTGCCTCGGGTGCGGCGGGGCGGTTGCTGTCGCGCGATCTCGACCGCAGCCACGGCAGCGTGCATTCGCGCGCAGCGGAGTGA
- a CDS encoding TonB-dependent siderophore receptor, whose amino-acid sequence MGRLVMGQVVAPKSLRSVAAFNPTDDKFAGISGKKVSAVASLIAAASVSSGAQAQQSNLPPVTVDAPVERPRPAASKPTPEQVRARNAVRRAAQRQQAQQTAPTTPSGPADADPYADPAAPYKVDRVQASNKFPEPLLNTPKTITVLSKEILDDKNATTLREIGRSTAGVTLGSGEGGNAFGDRFFIRGFDARNDVFIDGIRDPAVSIRENFFTEQLEILRGPASSYAGRGTAGGAINIVTKQATDRNFQNAETTFGTDMTKRVTIDVNQVVDPTFSVRVGGLFQDANVAGRNFVTDNRWGTFISTKYTPTTDIKITTNYVHTDLSGYPDFGVPYYKQGNVPATEAGIPRGTWYGFLNRDFQTARQDFGTLTGEYKPTNNITLISRTRMEQSTLEYIGTLPQSPITTNPDPTKWTITASAQSRNQWVDVIANQEEAAFKFNTGSVKHTAVTGLEVSNERIGIGRYTGLSSEAFGAGSNSNGALTLQNMYSPGYTYTPGPFNPVLGGDPTRYNVDSGAVYVMDTANWEDTIIVNGGVRWDSYKLKSSIAAASSSVDSDFVNYNAGIVYKPVPIGSLYAAYATSTNPFGSELDATGTDYGSSPPTGTTILGPEQNKAAEVGTKWELFDRHLLVSGALFRTTKDNARETVGTTLTSGAAYQIQGIDIEASGKLTDRWSIFGGIVLMESKVTKSNIAGNVGLPLANVAHQSFSLLSKYKFDGDWELGGQAVFRSKVYGGTFGANTGTLIPSYWRFDAFIEKKIDKNWTMKFYAQNLTNKLYYDTLYRSATPFVAVAPGRAFYIVTTAKF is encoded by the coding sequence ATGGGGCGTTTGGTAATGGGGCAGGTGGTCGCACCGAAGTCGTTGCGTTCGGTCGCAGCGTTCAATCCGACGGATGACAAGTTCGCGGGAATTTCCGGCAAGAAGGTTTCGGCAGTCGCAAGCCTGATCGCGGCTGCGTCGGTGTCGAGCGGCGCGCAGGCGCAGCAGTCGAATCTGCCGCCGGTGACGGTCGATGCTCCCGTCGAACGTCCGCGTCCGGCCGCCTCGAAGCCCACGCCGGAGCAGGTCCGCGCCCGCAACGCGGTTCGCCGCGCCGCACAGCGCCAGCAGGCCCAGCAGACGGCTCCCACGACGCCGTCCGGTCCCGCCGACGCCGATCCCTATGCCGACCCGGCCGCGCCCTACAAGGTCGACCGCGTCCAGGCTTCGAACAAGTTTCCCGAGCCGCTTCTGAACACGCCCAAGACCATCACCGTGCTCAGCAAGGAAATCCTCGACGACAAGAACGCCACGACGCTGAGGGAGATCGGGCGCTCGACCGCGGGCGTGACGCTGGGCTCGGGTGAAGGTGGCAACGCGTTCGGCGACCGCTTCTTCATCCGCGGCTTCGACGCGCGCAACGACGTCTTCATCGACGGCATCCGCGATCCCGCGGTCTCGATCCGCGAGAACTTCTTCACCGAGCAGCTCGAGATCCTGCGCGGCCCGGCCTCGTCCTATGCCGGCCGCGGCACTGCGGGCGGTGCGATCAACATCGTCACCAAGCAGGCGACCGATCGCAACTTCCAGAACGCCGAGACCACCTTCGGCACCGACATGACCAAGCGCGTCACGATCGATGTCAACCAGGTCGTCGACCCGACCTTCTCGGTGCGCGTTGGCGGCCTGTTCCAGGACGCCAACGTTGCCGGCCGCAACTTCGTGACCGACAATCGCTGGGGTACCTTCATCTCGACCAAGTACACCCCGACCACCGACATCAAGATCACCACGAACTACGTTCACACCGACCTCAGCGGCTATCCCGATTTCGGCGTGCCGTACTACAAGCAGGGCAACGTGCCGGCCACGGAAGCGGGCATTCCGCGCGGGACCTGGTACGGCTTCCTCAATCGCGACTTCCAGACCGCGCGGCAGGATTTCGGCACGCTTACGGGCGAGTACAAGCCGACCAACAACATCACCCTGATCAGCCGGACCCGCATGGAGCAGTCGACGCTGGAATATATCGGCACGCTGCCGCAGTCGCCGATCACGACCAATCCTGATCCGACGAAGTGGACCATCACCGCGAGCGCGCAGAGCCGCAACCAGTGGGTTGACGTCATCGCCAACCAGGAAGAGGCCGCGTTCAAGTTCAACACGGGATCGGTCAAGCATACGGCGGTGACCGGGCTCGAGGTGTCCAATGAACGCATCGGCATTGGCCGCTACACCGGCCTTTCGTCGGAAGCGTTCGGTGCCGGCTCCAACAGCAATGGCGCCCTGACGCTCCAGAACATGTACTCACCCGGCTACACCTACACTCCCGGCCCGTTCAATCCGGTGCTCGGCGGCGATCCGACCCGCTACAACGTCGACAGCGGCGCCGTCTACGTAATGGACACAGCGAACTGGGAAGACACGATCATCGTGAACGGCGGCGTGCGCTGGGACAGCTATAAGCTGAAATCGTCGATTGCCGCGGCTTCGAGCAGCGTCGACTCGGACTTCGTCAACTACAACGCCGGCATCGTCTACAAGCCCGTTCCGATCGGCAGCCTCTATGCGGCCTATGCGACCTCGACCAATCCGTTCGGTTCCGAGCTCGACGCAACCGGCACGGATTACGGCTCGTCTCCGCCGACCGGCACCACGATCCTCGGGCCCGAACAGAACAAGGCGGCGGAAGTCGGCACCAAATGGGAGCTGTTCGACCGTCACCTGCTGGTCAGCGGCGCGCTGTTCCGGACCACCAAGGACAATGCGCGCGAGACCGTCGGCACCACGCTGACATCGGGTGCGGCCTACCAGATCCAGGGTATCGACATCGAGGCCAGCGGCAAGCTGACCGACCGCTGGAGCATCTTCGGCGGCATCGTGCTGATGGAGTCAAAGGTGACCAAGAGCAACATCGCCGGCAATGTCGGCCTGCCGCTCGCCAACGTCGCCCACCAGTCGTTTAGCCTCTTGAGCAAGTACAAGTTCGACGGCGATTGGGAGCTCGGCGGCCAGGCGGTGTTCCGCTCCAAGGTCTATGGCGGCACCTTCGGCGCCAACACCGGCACGCTGATCCCGAGCTACTGGCGCTTCGACGCGTTCATCGAGAAGAAGATCGACAAGAACTGGACCATGAAGTTCTACGCCCAGAACCTCACCAACAAGCTCTATTACGACACGCTCTATCGCAGCGCGACGCCGTTCGTGGCGGTCGCGCCGGGCCGGGCATTCTACATCGTAACAACAGCGAAGTTCTGA